From the Chitinolyticbacter meiyuanensis genome, one window contains:
- the lipA gene encoding lipoyl synthase, with product MTDTVKTAPQSALQGVKLKGEAKTARIPIKIVPLEEKLKKPSWIRVQAPSTTSRFYEIKDILRSQKLHTVCEEASCPNIGECFGKGTATFMIMGDICTRRCPFCDVGHGRPNPLDADEPRHLGETIAALRLKYVVITSVDRDDLRDGGAQHFVDCISHTRSLSPATQIEVLVPDFRGRLEVALELFGQALPDVMNHNLETAPRLYKQARPGSDYLHSLKLLKDFKAMYPEVATKSGIMVGLGETDEEVVQVMHDMRAHDIDMITIGQYLQPSNGHLPVLRYVHPDQFKAWETLAYELGFKHAAVGAMVRSSYHADQQAHDAGL from the coding sequence ATGACCGACACCGTCAAGACCGCCCCGCAATCCGCCCTACAGGGCGTGAAACTGAAGGGCGAAGCCAAGACCGCCCGTATCCCGATCAAGATCGTCCCGCTCGAGGAAAAGCTGAAGAAGCCGTCGTGGATCCGCGTGCAGGCGCCCAGCACCACCAGCCGCTTCTACGAGATCAAGGACATATTGCGCAGCCAGAAGCTGCACACGGTGTGCGAGGAAGCCTCCTGTCCCAATATCGGCGAGTGCTTCGGCAAGGGCACGGCCACCTTCATGATCATGGGCGACATTTGCACCCGCCGTTGCCCGTTCTGCGATGTGGGCCACGGTCGGCCCAACCCGCTCGATGCCGACGAGCCGCGCCATCTGGGCGAGACCATCGCCGCGCTGCGGCTGAAATACGTGGTGATCACCTCGGTCGATCGCGATGACCTGCGCGACGGTGGCGCCCAGCATTTCGTCGACTGCATCAGCCACACCCGCTCGCTGTCGCCCGCAACGCAAATCGAAGTACTGGTGCCCGATTTCCGCGGTCGGCTCGAAGTCGCGCTGGAACTCTTCGGCCAAGCGTTGCCGGATGTGATGAACCACAATCTGGAAACCGCGCCGCGGCTCTATAAGCAGGCTCGCCCGGGCTCGGACTACCTGCACTCGCTCAAGCTGCTGAAGGATTTCAAGGCGATGTACCCGGAGGTGGCAACCAAGTCCGGCATCATGGTGGGCCTCGGCGAAACCGACGAGGAAGTGGTACAGGTGATGCATGACATGCGTGCCCACGACATCGACATGATCACCATCGGCCAGTACCTGCAACCCTCGAACGGCCACCTGCCAGTGCTGCGCTATGTGCATCCGGACCAGTTCAAGGCCTGGGAAACGCTGGCCTACGAACTCGGCTTCAAGCACGCCGCCGTCGGCGCCATGGTACGCAGTTCCTACCACGCGGATCAGCAGGCTCACGACGCGGGGTTGTGA
- a CDS encoding acyl-CoA thioesterase → MSDLPRHQLSMTVLMMPEMANFSGNVHGGQLLKLLDEAAYACASRYAGTYVVTLSVDQVLFKQPIHVGELVTFRASVNYTGNTSMEIGIRVEAENIRTRTVRHTNSCYFTMVALGDDGKPIAIPPLVPANEAETARWRAAESRRQRRLKHG, encoded by the coding sequence ATGTCCGACCTGCCCCGCCACCAGCTCTCGATGACTGTGCTGATGATGCCCGAGATGGCCAACTTCTCCGGCAATGTGCACGGCGGTCAGCTCTTGAAACTGCTCGACGAGGCGGCCTACGCCTGCGCCAGCCGCTATGCCGGCACCTATGTGGTGACACTGTCGGTCGATCAGGTGCTATTCAAACAGCCGATCCATGTCGGCGAGCTCGTCACCTTCCGCGCCAGCGTGAACTACACCGGCAACACCTCGATGGAGATCGGCATCCGGGTGGAGGCCGAGAACATCCGGACCCGCACGGTACGGCACACCAACAGCTGCTACTTCACCATGGTGGCACTTGGGGATGACGGCAAGCCGATCGCGATCCCGCCATTGGTGCCGGCCAATGAAGCCGAAACCGCGCGCTGGCGCGCAGCCGAATCACGCCGCCAGCGCCGGCTCAAGCACGGCTAG
- a CDS encoding MraY family glycosyltransferase: protein MQVLFISFLLSFLGTMLIIRTSHWHGGLSADHDLGGVQKFHVHAVPRIGGVAVMAGLLAVASWYSYKGILEERAFWLLILVSLPAFFGGLIEDLTKAVSPLARLVLTMIAAMAGFWLLDAGIERIDVPMLDPMVSFWPVALLFTAVAVAGVANAVNIIDGYNGLAAMVSMMIFAAFGYVGWQLQDPLIWRTSFAMIGAILGFFVWNYPRGHIFLGDGGAYLIGFMVGEMAVLLVARHDRVTPWFPLLVVIYPVFETLFSIWRKKFVRGMSPGMPDGVHLHMLVYKRLVRWAVGSQEARHKTTRNALTSPYLWLLCSTSVVPAVLFWKNPLALQIALAVFVVLYVLLYRQLVRFRSPNWLVLRKQVRSRKAAQQRPKPD from the coding sequence ATGCAGGTTTTGTTCATCAGCTTTCTGCTGTCCTTCCTCGGCACCATGCTGATCATTCGCACCAGCCATTGGCACGGCGGATTGTCGGCCGACCACGATCTGGGCGGCGTACAGAAATTCCATGTGCACGCCGTGCCGCGCATCGGCGGCGTGGCGGTGATGGCGGGGCTGCTCGCCGTGGCGAGCTGGTATTCGTACAAGGGCATCCTCGAGGAGCGCGCGTTCTGGCTGTTGATCCTGGTGAGCCTGCCGGCCTTTTTCGGCGGCTTGATCGAGGATCTGACCAAGGCGGTGTCGCCGCTGGCACGGCTAGTGCTGACCATGATCGCGGCGATGGCGGGCTTCTGGCTGCTCGATGCCGGCATCGAGCGCATCGACGTGCCGATGCTCGACCCGATGGTGTCGTTCTGGCCGGTGGCGCTGCTGTTCACCGCCGTGGCGGTGGCCGGGGTGGCGAATGCGGTGAACATCATCGACGGCTACAACGGCTTGGCCGCCATGGTGTCGATGATGATCTTTGCCGCCTTCGGCTATGTGGGGTGGCAGCTGCAGGACCCGCTGATCTGGCGCACCTCGTTTGCCATGATCGGTGCGATCCTCGGCTTCTTCGTCTGGAACTACCCGCGTGGTCATATCTTTCTCGGTGATGGCGGCGCCTATCTGATCGGCTTCATGGTCGGCGAGATGGCCGTGCTGCTGGTGGCGCGGCACGATCGTGTCACACCATGGTTCCCGCTACTGGTGGTGATCTATCCGGTGTTCGAGACGCTGTTTTCGATCTGGCGCAAGAAGTTCGTACGCGGCATGTCGCCCGGCATGCCGGATGGCGTACACCTGCACATGCTGGTGTACAAGCGGCTGGTGCGTTGGGCGGTCGGCAGCCAGGAGGCGCGGCACAAGACCACGCGCAATGCGCTGACGTCGCCCTATCTGTGGCTGTTGTGCTCGACCAGCGTGGTGCCGGCGGTGCTGTTCTGGAAGAACCCGCTGGCACTGCAGATTGCACTCGCCGTGTTCGTGGTGCTGTATGTGCTGCTCTATCGCCAGCTGGTGCGCTTCCGCTCGCCGAACTGGCTGGTGCTGCGCAAGCAAGTGCGGTCGCGCAAGGCGGCGCAGCAAAGACCCAAGCCGGACTAG
- a CDS encoding glycosyltransferase family 2 protein: MSEIPVRDTLVSVVMPAYNALPFLREAVASVQAQTHQDWELLIVDDGSTDETVAVAQEMALADPRIRVLQSAGQGGPARARNLAIDASIGRYIAFLDSDDAWLPHKLATQLAAMQRHGALLCYSAYHKIDTAGVRSERPVVPPPWVNHVMLLKSNHIGCLTGIFDAGALGRERMPDIRKRQDLALWIRLTRRIAAEFGPCRDKVIGIGEPLALYRVHPGTVSSNKSSAAAWQWKVHREVERLSLPASIWYFIHYAVNGWLKSRIR; encoded by the coding sequence ATGAGCGAAATCCCCGTACGCGATACCCTCGTTAGTGTCGTGATGCCGGCCTACAACGCGCTGCCCTTTCTGCGCGAGGCGGTGGCCTCGGTGCAGGCGCAGACGCATCAGGATTGGGAGCTGCTGATCGTCGACGACGGTTCGACCGACGAGACGGTCGCTGTTGCCCAAGAGATGGCTTTGGCTGATCCACGCATCCGTGTGCTGCAGAGTGCCGGGCAGGGCGGGCCGGCACGGGCGCGCAATCTGGCGATTGATGCGAGCATCGGTCGCTACATCGCCTTTCTCGATAGCGACGATGCCTGGCTGCCGCACAAGCTCGCCACGCAGCTGGCAGCGATGCAGCGGCATGGCGCGCTGCTGTGCTACAGCGCCTACCACAAGATCGACACCGCTGGCGTGCGCAGCGAGCGGCCGGTGGTGCCGCCGCCATGGGTCAATCATGTGATGTTGCTCAAGTCCAACCATATCGGTTGCCTGACCGGTATCTTCGACGCCGGCGCGCTGGGGCGCGAGCGGATGCCGGATATCCGCAAGCGGCAGGATCTGGCGCTGTGGATCCGGCTCACCCGCCGCATTGCCGCCGAGTTCGGGCCCTGTCGCGACAAGGTGATCGGCATCGGCGAGCCGCTGGCGCTGTATCGGGTGCACCCAGGCACGGTGTCGAGCAACAAGTCGAGCGCCGCCGCCTGGCAATGGAAGGTCCACCGCGAGGTGGAGCGGCTGTCGCTGCCGGCGTCGATCTGGTATTTCATTCATTACGCCGTCAACGGCTGGCTCAAGTCACGGATACGCTGA
- a CDS encoding glycosyl transferase family 2 — protein MSALLTVAVAVFGERIAAVRDWAFDSRVQYLLLWQRPGEDRGGWPDNVTVLPLDTVGVTHSRNVAITHCATPWLWFMDDDVTLPAASIDVLLADLPQRAENEILIASVLLPDGRAMKRRPDGLRYNRRHILTVGTIQIIAQADWLRRHAVRFPLRLGAGATYPVCDEPVFLARALRAGARISHLDRVTVIHPELRSGQQFARPEFVRARAIAFYEIFGVPLCLIASLYFWARHARRIGTRWPALFHYGKAG, from the coding sequence GTGAGTGCGTTGCTGACCGTGGCCGTCGCGGTGTTCGGCGAGCGCATCGCTGCCGTGCGCGACTGGGCGTTCGATTCACGCGTGCAGTACCTGCTGCTGTGGCAGCGGCCGGGCGAGGATCGCGGCGGCTGGCCGGACAATGTGACGGTGTTGCCACTGGATACCGTCGGCGTCACTCACAGCCGCAATGTGGCGATCACTCACTGCGCCACGCCGTGGCTGTGGTTCATGGACGACGACGTGACACTGCCGGCAGCCTCGATCGACGTGTTGCTCGCCGATCTGCCGCAACGCGCCGAGAACGAGATCCTGATCGCTTCGGTGTTGCTGCCCGATGGTCGCGCGATGAAGCGCCGGCCCGATGGCCTGCGCTACAACCGCCGGCATATCCTCACCGTGGGCACCATCCAGATCATCGCGCAAGCCGACTGGCTGCGGCGCCATGCGGTGCGTTTCCCATTGCGGCTGGGCGCCGGCGCCACCTACCCGGTGTGCGACGAGCCGGTGTTTCTGGCGCGCGCCTTGCGCGCCGGTGCGCGCATCTCGCACCTGGATCGAGTGACGGTGATCCACCCCGAGCTGCGCTCGGGCCAACAGTTCGCCCGGCCGGAGTTTGTTCGCGCCCGCGCCATCGCCTTCTATGAGATTTTCGGTGTGCCGCTATGCCTGATTGCATCGCTGTATTTCTGGGCCCGGCATGCGCGCCGCATCGGCACGCGCTGGCCGGCACTGTTCCACTACGGAAAGGCGGGCTGA
- a CDS encoding glycosyltransferase family 25 protein, translating to MSYSIYLVSLARDEARRQALAARFPQHASAFQLVEAVDGRAMPARAFFERTVDFYHNYRRLMSPAELGCTLSHLQAYETFLQTTAKRALVLEDDIEGDDAALAQVLALAGELPDDAILIAGGQQGLVSRKRLYGKPTATPGLYQLADYSYPHIKRTCGYVITKQSAEQLLQRGRATTLVADGWDRYVAGTGIRLYYAPLLSHPELLAGSHIERDRLDLDPGFWQKVFSPRLPRKLRQYVQDICFQVTRALHGYRRLP from the coding sequence ATGAGTTACTCGATCTACTTGGTTTCGCTGGCGCGCGACGAAGCCCGGCGCCAGGCATTGGCGGCTCGCTTCCCGCAGCATGCTTCTGCGTTCCAGCTGGTGGAAGCCGTCGACGGCCGCGCCATGCCGGCGCGTGCCTTCTTCGAGCGCACCGTCGATTTCTACCACAACTACCGCCGGCTGATGTCGCCGGCCGAGCTTGGCTGCACGCTGTCGCACCTGCAGGCGTACGAAACCTTCCTGCAGACGACGGCCAAGCGCGCGCTGGTGCTGGAAGACGACATCGAGGGAGACGATGCAGCGCTGGCCCAGGTGCTGGCGCTGGCCGGAGAGCTGCCTGACGACGCCATCCTGATTGCTGGTGGCCAGCAAGGGCTGGTGTCCAGAAAGCGCCTCTACGGCAAGCCGACCGCCACGCCGGGTTTGTACCAGCTGGCGGACTACAGCTATCCGCATATCAAGCGCACCTGCGGCTATGTGATCACCAAGCAGAGCGCGGAGCAGCTGCTGCAACGCGGCCGGGCAACGACGCTGGTGGCCGATGGCTGGGATCGCTACGTGGCCGGTACCGGCATCCGGCTCTATTACGCCCCGCTGCTGTCGCATCCCGAGCTGCTGGCGGGCAGCCATATCGAGCGCGATCGGCTCGATCTCGATCCCGGTTTTTGGCAGAAAGTATTCAGCCCGCGGTTGCCGCGAAAACTGCGGCAGTACGTGCAAGACATCTGCTTCCAGGTGACTCGTGCGCTGCACGGCTACCGGAGGCTGCCGTGA
- a CDS encoding glycosyltransferase family 52 — MSERRLLICATPLHVLIGERLIVETPAEWQLLYYTKHDNDKARHYYQRLARLCVRSRYVVLGGGSGGNLVRMRIAALGWGRLDVAYLGSANEWLVHYLLSKLHYRRLETFDDGLGNLIRGGLFDVPKPRGRKRALVSVLIGVRHDLNTIRAQSAQHHTIYRQPNVFERSRYLPLFDAPIEVASPSRWLRVFLGQPVYEADRERCKVLNQAAVDLLQPDLYFPHPREDYIVERVERVEAPEVFEDWLAQRLQAEPALGVEVISFFSSSLLSVAGWPRVQTLAVQHGDINRPADYTLLREAGIRVMPLEATDKAQ, encoded by the coding sequence ATGAGCGAGCGCCGGTTGCTGATCTGTGCCACGCCGCTGCACGTGCTGATTGGCGAACGGCTGATTGTTGAGACGCCTGCGGAATGGCAGCTGCTTTACTACACGAAGCACGACAACGACAAGGCACGCCACTACTATCAGCGACTGGCCCGACTTTGTGTTCGCTCGCGCTATGTGGTGCTGGGGGGCGGCAGCGGCGGCAATCTCGTGCGCATGCGCATTGCTGCGCTGGGATGGGGCAGGCTCGACGTGGCGTACCTTGGATCTGCCAACGAATGGCTGGTGCATTACCTGCTTTCCAAGCTGCACTATCGCAGGCTGGAGACCTTCGATGATGGTCTGGGCAACCTGATCCGTGGGGGATTGTTCGATGTGCCCAAGCCGCGTGGCAGGAAGCGGGCGCTGGTCTCCGTGCTGATTGGCGTGCGGCATGACCTCAATACCATCCGGGCCCAATCGGCGCAGCATCACACGATCTATCGCCAGCCGAACGTATTCGAGCGTTCCCGCTACTTGCCGCTGTTCGATGCGCCAATCGAAGTGGCCTCCCCAAGCCGCTGGTTGCGGGTCTTCCTCGGGCAGCCGGTGTATGAAGCGGATCGTGAGCGATGCAAGGTGCTCAACCAAGCTGCTGTTGATCTGCTTCAACCAGACCTTTATTTCCCCCACCCACGCGAGGATTACATTGTCGAGCGAGTCGAGCGTGTAGAGGCTCCCGAAGTATTCGAGGATTGGTTGGCACAACGCTTGCAGGCAGAGCCCGCGCTTGGCGTGGAGGTCATTAGTTTTTTCAGTTCCAGCCTGCTTTCTGTCGCTGGGTGGCCGCGCGTGCAAACGCTTGCGGTGCAGCATGGCGACATCAACCGGCCCGCCGACTACACGCTGCTACGCGAGGCTGGCATTCGGGTAATGCCGCTCGAGGCGACGGACAAGGCACAATGA
- a CDS encoding lipopolysaccharide biosynthesis protein, whose product MSSRLARSATWYLLANLGGSAIPFLALPVLTRLLTPEQFGIAALFQAITAVMVALVGLSAPGALNVFYHQRAPEAFPRFVGSALTLVWTSALVLTVLTWLGAALWPGETWLPPEWLALCVVLAALQMVAQVRLAAWQTAGQARPYAAFQLSQAAGNVLLSLGLIATVLPDWHGRATGLVLAALVAAAVALWTLARKQQLRWGADGASLRELLRFGVPLLPHALGGVALANADRFVIAGALDEHAVGLYIAGLQLGMIVQLLADAVNKAYAPWLFGVLARNDAATLRRVVRATYGYFAAITVFALLLGWLAPPLAALVLGPRYAGAEQVVLFIALGGAFHGMYLMVTNYLFYAKKTAVLSRITLSCAVLSVLLALALVHAIGLVGAALAFALSKACFFAATWFFAARHHPMPWRSAFGAVA is encoded by the coding sequence ATGAGTTCACGGCTGGCCCGTTCGGCCACCTGGTATCTGCTGGCCAATCTGGGCGGCAGCGCCATCCCGTTTCTCGCGCTGCCGGTGCTGACTCGGCTGCTGACGCCGGAGCAGTTCGGTATCGCTGCGCTATTCCAAGCGATCACCGCGGTGATGGTGGCGCTGGTCGGCCTGTCCGCGCCCGGCGCGCTCAATGTGTTCTATCACCAGCGAGCGCCCGAGGCGTTTCCGCGCTTCGTCGGCAGTGCGCTAACCTTGGTATGGACCTCGGCGCTGGTGCTGACGGTGCTCACCTGGCTGGGCGCGGCCTTGTGGCCGGGAGAGACCTGGCTGCCACCCGAGTGGCTGGCGTTGTGCGTGGTGCTGGCGGCGCTGCAGATGGTGGCGCAGGTGCGGCTGGCGGCTTGGCAGACCGCGGGTCAGGCGCGGCCGTATGCCGCGTTCCAGCTGTCGCAGGCGGCGGGCAATGTGCTGCTGTCGCTGGGTTTGATCGCCACCGTATTGCCGGACTGGCACGGCCGGGCAACCGGCCTCGTACTGGCGGCGCTGGTCGCCGCCGCCGTGGCGCTGTGGACGTTGGCCCGCAAGCAGCAACTGCGCTGGGGGGCAGATGGTGCATCGCTGCGCGAGCTGCTGCGCTTTGGCGTGCCGTTGCTGCCGCATGCGTTGGGGGGAGTGGCGCTCGCCAATGCCGATCGTTTCGTGATCGCGGGTGCGCTCGATGAACACGCGGTCGGTCTCTATATCGCCGGCTTGCAGCTGGGCATGATCGTGCAGCTCTTGGCCGATGCCGTGAACAAGGCCTATGCGCCGTGGCTGTTTGGCGTGCTGGCGCGCAATGATGCTGCCACGCTGCGCCGCGTGGTGCGGGCCACTTACGGCTATTTTGCCGCCATCACGGTATTCGCGCTGCTACTCGGCTGGCTGGCGCCGCCGCTGGCGGCGCTGGTGCTGGGCCCGCGCTATGCCGGCGCTGAGCAGGTGGTGCTGTTCATTGCGCTGGGTGGGGCTTTTCACGGCATGTATCTGATGGTGACCAACTACCTGTTCTACGCCAAGAAGACCGCGGTGCTGTCGCGCATCACCTTGTCGTGTGCGGTGCTGAGCGTGTTGCTGGCGCTGGCGCTGGTGCACGCGATTGGCCTCGTCGGCGCGGCGCTGGCGTTTGCACTGTCCAAGGCCTGTTTCTTCGCCGCGACCTGGTTCTTTGCCGCCCGCCACCATCCAATGCCATGGCGTAGCGCCTTTGGAGCAGTCGCATGA
- a CDS encoding acylneuraminate cytidylyltransferase family protein, with the protein MFNSSVALIPARAGSKRLPNKNLLPVAGKPLIAWTIEAALASGCFDRVLVSTDSGALADIARAHGADVPFLRPAEFSSDTASSMDVIRHALAWLEAESGVPETTTLLQPTSPLRTAEDIRAAFARFRDTGADSVVSVSEAEHSPLWSNTLPHDGSLAGFLRPEVLGKRSQDLPTYYRLNGALYIARTASLLAQGGFLGANSYAYVMPAERAVDIDHRADLLLADILLREGEGS; encoded by the coding sequence GTGTTCAACTCATCAGTGGCACTGATCCCCGCGCGTGCTGGCAGCAAGCGCTTGCCGAACAAGAACCTGCTGCCGGTGGCAGGCAAGCCGCTGATTGCCTGGACCATCGAGGCAGCGCTGGCTAGTGGTTGTTTCGACCGCGTGCTGGTTAGCACCGACAGCGGGGCGCTGGCCGACATCGCGCGCGCGCATGGCGCCGACGTGCCCTTCCTGCGTCCGGCCGAATTCTCCTCCGATACCGCAAGCTCGATGGACGTGATCCGCCATGCGCTGGCCTGGCTGGAGGCCGAATCCGGCGTGCCGGAGACAACGACCTTGCTGCAACCGACCAGCCCGCTGCGCACCGCGGAGGACATCCGCGCGGCGTTTGCGCGCTTTCGCGATACCGGCGCCGACAGCGTAGTCTCGGTCTCCGAAGCCGAGCACAGCCCGCTGTGGAGCAATACCTTGCCGCATGATGGTTCGCTGGCGGGCTTCCTGCGCCCTGAGGTGCTGGGCAAACGCTCGCAGGATCTGCCGACCTACTACCGGCTCAATGGCGCCCTCTATATCGCGCGTACTGCCAGCTTGCTGGCGCAGGGCGGTTTCCTGGGCGCGAACAGCTATGCCTATGTGATGCCGGCCGAGCGCGCCGTCGATATCGATCATCGCGCTGACCTGTTGCTAGCCGACATCCTGTTGCGCGAGGGCGAGGGCTCATGA
- the neuC gene encoding UDP-N-acetylglucosamine 2-epimerase has protein sequence MVRRICVVTATRAEYGLLRPLIAALQADGAVSLQLVVTGAHLAPEFGQTWKQIEADGFAIDAKVEMLLTGDTATATAKSMGLALSGFADVFARLQPELLVMLGDRYEMLAVAAAATLFRIPIAHLHGGETTEGAYDEAFRHAITKCAHLHFTATEDYRRRVIQLGEDPARVFNVGAIGIDSIKTLPLLSRAQLLPQLELTEDERYWLVTYHPVTLADGDAVAEVDALVEALLTQVGTRIVVTGANADTGGRAVNARWQYWQAQHPDRLVLFASLGSLRYLSAVKHALAVVGNSSSGIIEAPSLGVPTLDIGARQQGRVRAGSVRHVAPAADAIAAGLAHVASESARQAAASQVNPYGDGGTTDRIMAVLRETDFASLLVKRFHDLPTAAMAHLRSE, from the coding sequence GTGGTAAGGCGGATCTGCGTTGTCACCGCCACGCGGGCCGAATACGGCTTGCTGCGGCCGTTGATCGCCGCGCTGCAGGCTGATGGCGCAGTATCACTGCAGCTGGTGGTGACCGGCGCCCACCTCGCACCCGAGTTTGGCCAGACCTGGAAACAAATCGAGGCCGATGGCTTTGCGATCGATGCCAAGGTCGAGATGCTGCTCACAGGCGATACGGCGACGGCGACGGCCAAGAGCATGGGCCTCGCGCTATCCGGTTTCGCCGATGTGTTTGCGCGATTGCAGCCTGAACTGCTGGTGATGCTGGGCGACCGCTATGAGATGTTGGCTGTGGCCGCCGCAGCCACGCTGTTCCGTATTCCCATTGCCCACCTGCATGGTGGCGAGACCACCGAGGGCGCGTACGACGAAGCGTTCCGCCACGCCATCACCAAGTGCGCACACCTGCATTTCACCGCTACTGAGGACTATCGCCGCCGCGTGATCCAGTTGGGTGAAGATCCGGCTCGGGTGTTCAACGTTGGTGCCATCGGCATCGACAGCATCAAGACACTGCCGCTGCTCTCCAGAGCGCAATTGTTGCCGCAACTGGAGCTGACCGAGGATGAGCGCTACTGGCTGGTCACCTACCATCCGGTCACGCTGGCCGATGGTGACGCCGTTGCCGAGGTCGACGCATTGGTGGAGGCATTGCTGACGCAGGTTGGCACCCGAATCGTCGTGACAGGGGCCAATGCCGACACCGGCGGCCGCGCGGTGAACGCGCGCTGGCAATACTGGCAGGCGCAACATCCGGATCGGCTGGTGCTGTTCGCTTCGCTGGGCTCGTTGCGTTATCTCTCTGCCGTGAAGCACGCGCTTGCCGTGGTTGGCAATTCGTCGTCTGGCATCATCGAAGCCCCATCGCTCGGTGTGCCGACGCTCGATATCGGTGCGCGCCAGCAAGGGCGGGTGCGTGCCGGCTCGGTCCGGCACGTGGCGCCAGCGGCCGATGCCATTGCTGCGGGCCTCGCCCACGTGGCGAGCGAGAGTGCGCGGCAAGCCGCAGCCAGCCAAGTCAATCCGTATGGCGATGGTGGCACCACTGACCGCATCATGGCGGTGTTGCGCGAGACCGATTTCGCAAGCCTCCTCGTGAAACGCTTCCACGACCTGCCTACTGCCGCCATGGCACACCTTCGCAGCGAGTAA
- the neuB gene encoding N-acetylneuraminate synthase, which yields MTPWQDRVFVIAEAGVNHNGDVALALQLVDAAADAGADAVKFQTFQAAALVSRDAVTADYQKANTGVEESQYAMLKRLELSAEAHDAVRQRAQERGILFFSTAFDPASIDYLIALDIPLWKIPSGEITNYPYLCRIAALQRPTILSTGMATVAEIDDAVRVLLAHGLRREQLAILHCNTEYPTPLSDVNLRAMPNLGALFGAAYGYSDHTAGEAISVAAVALGARVIEKHFTLDRNLPGPDHKASLEPGELASMVAAIRAVETALGNGIKQPTPSEAKNRPIARKSIVAARAIRAGEVFGADNLAIKRPGTGISPMRWPELIGRTASRDYAEDEVIAW from the coding sequence ATGACGCCCTGGCAGGATCGCGTCTTTGTCATCGCCGAGGCTGGCGTCAATCACAATGGCGATGTGGCGCTTGCGCTGCAGCTGGTCGATGCCGCTGCCGACGCCGGTGCCGATGCGGTGAAATTCCAGACCTTCCAGGCCGCCGCGCTGGTGTCGCGCGATGCAGTGACGGCCGACTACCAGAAAGCCAACACGGGGGTGGAGGAATCGCAATACGCGATGCTGAAGCGCCTGGAGCTCTCGGCCGAGGCGCACGACGCCGTGCGCCAGCGTGCGCAGGAGCGCGGCATCCTGTTCTTTTCCACGGCCTTTGATCCGGCCAGCATCGACTACCTGATCGCACTCGATATCCCGCTGTGGAAGATCCCGTCCGGCGAGATCACCAATTATCCCTATCTATGCCGCATCGCCGCCCTGCAGCGGCCAACCATACTCTCGACCGGCATGGCGACGGTGGCCGAGATCGACGACGCGGTACGGGTGCTGCTGGCGCATGGCCTCCGTCGTGAGCAACTGGCCATCCTGCATTGCAATACCGAATACCCGACGCCGCTATCGGATGTGAACCTGCGTGCTATGCCCAATTTAGGTGCGTTGTTCGGCGCTGCCTACGGTTACTCGGACCATACCGCTGGCGAGGCGATCTCGGTCGCCGCCGTGGCGCTCGGTGCGCGGGTGATCGAAAAGCACTTCACGCTCGATCGCAACCTGCCCGGGCCTGATCACAAGGCGTCGCTGGAGCCGGGTGAACTCGCCAGTATGGTGGCCGCGATCCGCGCGGTGGAAACCGCGCTGGGCAACGGTATCAAGCAGCCGACGCCCTCTGAGGCCAAGAATCGGCCGATCGCAAGGAAGAGCATCGTCGCTGCCCGCGCCATCCGGGCCGGCGAGGTGTTCGGCGCCGACAACCTGGCGATCAAGCGGCCGGGCACCGGCATCAGCCCGATGCGCTGGCCCGAGCTGATCGGCCGAACGGCAAGCCGCGACTACGCCGAAGACGAGGTGATCGCGTGGTAA
- a CDS encoding acetyltransferase: MSALVFIGGGGHGRACLETARSAGLTVAGFVDRDPQADMQGAPWLGDDNWLNEATGGQRFLITVGQVKSAAVRVRLYDQLKALGLPLATLIASTAVVSPSARLGEGSAVLHHALINADADVGANCIINSGALVEHDAVIGAHSHVATGAIVNGGARIGSRCLVGSRAVVLQGVIVADDVVIGAGAVVTADINEAGTWVGVPARRVS, from the coding sequence ATGAGTGCGCTGGTGTTCATCGGCGGTGGCGGACATGGTCGCGCCTGCCTGGAGACCGCTCGCAGCGCTGGGCTGACGGTGGCCGGCTTCGTGGATCGCGATCCTCAAGCCGATATGCAAGGCGCACCCTGGCTGGGCGACGACAATTGGTTGAACGAGGCTACTGGCGGACAGCGTTTCCTGATCACCGTCGGGCAAGTGAAATCGGCCGCGGTGCGCGTGCGGTTGTACGATCAACTGAAGGCGCTGGGCCTGCCGCTGGCAACGTTGATTGCCAGTACGGCCGTAGTGTCGCCATCGGCGCGGCTGGGCGAGGGTTCTGCAGTGCTGCACCACGCGCTCATCAATGCCGATGCTGACGTCGGCGCCAATTGCATCATCAACAGCGGCGCGCTGGTCGAGCACGATGCAGTGATCGGCGCGCATAGCCATGTGGCCACTGGCGCCATCGTCAATGGCGGCGCGCGCATCGGCAGCCGTTGCCTGGTCGGCAGCCGTGCCGTGGTGCTGCAGGGCGTGATCGTTGCCGACGACGTGGTGATCGGCGCCGGCGCAGTGGTCACGGCCGATATCAATGAGGCCGGCACCTGGGTCGGCGTGCCCGCAAGGAGAGTTTCATGA